One region of Streptomyces sp. NBC_00442 genomic DNA includes:
- a CDS encoding DUF4190 domain-containing protein, whose protein sequence is MEIPPPPAPDQPQEPWPGQGFGRPAPHRAPGAAPGPYPGQPMNGGPWYPYPVAPQRPPVSGLAVASLVTGILCCIPPLGLVLGAFGLRKIKKEGQRGTGLAVAGIVLSTIGTILLVVSIVTGGLGDSWQSFKDGWNSSVSSRSSGSSGTSRSILDLRKGDCFDVPGGKLEREVDTVRIVPCAGKHDAEVSGSFRLAGGGAYPGQDAVHAQADARCLDLEQAYAMDRWQVPAEADPYYYTPSRQSWSIGDHTVTCAFASQGGQLQGSVRNDAATLDADQIAFLKAANAVESAMAKAPDEDRVEDDLAGFKAWAGRTGRVLDAQTGELSAYGWRPAARAEVQPYIDGLKAAQKEWAKAAAATDASDFSLHAGAADAARKQTDEITARGALGLSTTPPATDGGSDGGSDGGSDGGSDGGTGGDSDGGDDGSGTGSGIGGSKSV, encoded by the coding sequence GTGGAGATACCCCCGCCGCCCGCGCCCGACCAGCCCCAGGAGCCCTGGCCGGGGCAGGGGTTCGGACGGCCGGCGCCGCATCGGGCGCCGGGGGCCGCGCCGGGCCCGTATCCGGGGCAGCCGATGAACGGCGGCCCCTGGTACCCGTATCCGGTGGCGCCGCAGCGACCGCCCGTGAGCGGGCTCGCCGTCGCCTCCCTCGTCACCGGCATCCTGTGCTGCATACCCCCGCTCGGCCTGGTCCTCGGCGCCTTCGGCCTCCGGAAGATCAAGAAGGAGGGGCAGCGCGGCACAGGTCTTGCCGTCGCCGGCATCGTGCTCTCCACCATCGGCACGATCCTGCTGGTCGTCTCGATCGTGACGGGCGGACTGGGCGACAGCTGGCAGAGCTTCAAGGACGGCTGGAACAGCTCTGTTTCCTCCCGCTCCTCGGGTTCTTCGGGCACCTCGCGCAGCATTCTCGACCTCCGCAAGGGCGACTGCTTCGACGTGCCGGGCGGCAAGCTGGAGCGCGAGGTCGACACGGTGCGGATCGTGCCGTGCGCGGGCAAGCACGACGCCGAGGTCTCCGGCTCGTTCCGGCTCGCCGGCGGGGGTGCCTACCCGGGCCAGGACGCGGTCCACGCCCAGGCCGACGCGCGCTGCCTCGACCTGGAGCAGGCGTACGCCATGGACCGGTGGCAGGTGCCGGCCGAGGCGGACCCGTACTACTACACGCCCAGCCGGCAGAGCTGGTCGATCGGCGATCACACGGTGACCTGTGCCTTCGCCTCGCAGGGCGGGCAGCTCCAAGGGTCGGTGCGCAATGACGCCGCCACCCTCGACGCCGACCAGATCGCGTTTTTGAAGGCGGCCAACGCCGTCGAGAGCGCCATGGCCAAGGCCCCCGACGAGGACCGGGTCGAGGACGACCTGGCCGGGTTCAAGGCGTGGGCGGGCCGGACGGGCCGCGTACTGGACGCGCAGACGGGCGAGTTGAGCGCGTACGGCTGGCGGCCCGCGGCCCGCGCGGAGGTGCAGCCGTACATCGACGGCCTGAAGGCCGCGCAGAAGGAGTGGGCGAAGGCGGCGGCCGCCACCGACGCGAGCGACTTCTCCCTGCACGCGGGAGCGGCCGACGCGGCCCGGAAGCAGACGGACGAGATCACCGCCCGCGGCGCGCTCGGCCTCAGCACGACCCCGCCCGCCA